A genomic window from Arthrobacter sp. FW305-BF8 includes:
- a CDS encoding DUF503 domain-containing protein, which translates to MWIGWIEFDILLGDVHSLKEKRSVVRPLLAEVKRRYDVSVAEVGDHDQYRRTRIGAGLVAADRAHLVEVLTAVERFVAYRPELELLSARQREIHSED; encoded by the coding sequence ATGTGGATCGGCTGGATCGAGTTCGACATCCTCCTCGGCGACGTGCACAGCCTCAAGGAGAAGAGGTCTGTTGTTCGGCCGCTGCTGGCCGAGGTCAAACGGCGCTATGACGTCTCCGTGGCCGAGGTGGGGGACCACGACCAGTACCGCCGCACGAGGATCGGCGCCGGTCTGGTCGCCGCAGACCGCGCGCACCTCGTGGAGGTGCTCACCGCGGTCGAACGCTTCGTGGCCTACCGTCCGGAACTGGAGCTGCTAAGCGCCCGGCAGCGGGAGATCCACAGCGAGGATTAA
- the purL gene encoding phosphoribosylformylglycinamidine synthase subunit PurL, protein MTEISRPTGTLTSHARPGNPASVDPSSITETKKFNIDTVEHAAKTPDTELPWAELGLKQNEFDEIVKVLGRRPTGAELAMYSVMWSEHCSYKSSKNHLRQFGDKVTDEMKKDMLVGIGENAGVTNLGDGWAVTFKIESHNSPSFVEPYQGAATGIGGIVRDIISMGARPVAVMDPLRFGAIDHPDTARVMHGAVAGIGGYGNSLGLPNIGGEMVFDSVYQGNPLVNALAVGVMRHEDIRLANASGKGNKVVLFGARTGGDGIGGASVLASESFDDTKPSKRPAVQVGDPFAEKVLIECCLELFKGSLVEGIQDLGAAGISCATSELASNGDGGMNVELTSVLLRDPTLTPGEILMSESQERMMAVVTPENVEAFEAVMDKWAVEYAWLGEVTDSGRLIITWEGEVIVDVDPRTVAHDGPVYDRPFARPEWQDALQADSFTGSAQDAGRPSAPAELAAAVTELVASPNMCDKSWITNQYDRYVGGNTALAFPDDAGVVRVDEESGLGVALATDANGRYTYLDPYHGAQLALAEAYRNVATSGAVPMAVSDCLNFGSPEDPDVMWQLAEAIRGLSDACMVLGIPVTGGNVSLYNQTGTTPIHPSPVVAVLGKLDDVARRTPSGWREDGAAIYLLGTTAAELDGSEWSNLRGHLGGLPPKVDLEAERALGEILINASRDGMVDSAHDLSEGGLAAALVEASLRYGVGARIALQDVLDRDGVDLFTALFSETQGRAVVSVPRSEEVRFKDMCTARGFEHLRIGVVDAASGQLEINGVDTLSLDSLREAHEATLPKYFG, encoded by the coding sequence ATGACCGAGATCTCACGCCCCACGGGCACCCTAACCTCGCACGCTCGGCCAGGGAACCCTGCCAGTGTGGACCCCAGCTCGATCACCGAGACCAAGAAGTTCAACATCGACACCGTCGAGCACGCGGCCAAGACGCCGGACACCGAACTGCCGTGGGCCGAACTCGGCCTGAAGCAGAACGAGTTCGATGAGATCGTCAAGGTCCTGGGCCGCCGCCCCACCGGCGCGGAACTCGCCATGTACTCCGTGATGTGGAGCGAGCACTGCTCCTACAAGTCCTCGAAGAACCACCTGCGCCAGTTCGGCGACAAGGTGACCGACGAGATGAAGAAGGACATGCTGGTGGGCATCGGCGAGAACGCCGGCGTCACCAACCTGGGCGACGGCTGGGCCGTGACGTTCAAGATCGAGTCGCACAACTCGCCGTCGTTCGTTGAGCCGTACCAGGGTGCCGCCACCGGCATCGGCGGCATCGTCCGCGACATCATCTCGATGGGCGCCCGCCCGGTTGCCGTGATGGATCCGCTCCGCTTTGGCGCCATCGACCACCCGGACACCGCCCGCGTCATGCACGGCGCGGTCGCCGGCATCGGCGGCTACGGCAACTCCCTCGGTCTGCCGAACATCGGCGGCGAGATGGTCTTCGACTCCGTGTACCAGGGCAACCCGCTGGTCAACGCCTTAGCCGTGGGCGTCATGCGCCACGAGGACATCCGCCTGGCCAACGCCTCCGGCAAGGGCAACAAGGTGGTCCTGTTCGGTGCACGCACCGGCGGCGACGGCATCGGCGGCGCCTCGGTGCTCGCCTCCGAGTCCTTCGACGACACCAAGCCGTCCAAGCGGCCTGCGGTCCAGGTGGGCGACCCGTTCGCCGAAAAGGTCCTGATCGAGTGCTGCCTTGAACTGTTCAAGGGTTCGCTGGTTGAGGGCATCCAGGACCTCGGCGCCGCGGGCATTTCCTGCGCCACGTCCGAGCTCGCCTCCAACGGCGACGGCGGCATGAACGTCGAACTGACCTCTGTCCTGCTGCGCGACCCCACACTGACCCCGGGCGAGATCCTGATGTCCGAGTCGCAGGAACGCATGATGGCCGTGGTGACGCCCGAGAACGTCGAGGCCTTCGAAGCTGTCATGGACAAGTGGGCCGTGGAGTACGCCTGGCTGGGTGAGGTGACCGACAGCGGCCGCCTGATCATCACGTGGGAAGGCGAAGTCATTGTCGACGTCGACCCGCGCACCGTGGCCCACGACGGTCCGGTCTACGACCGCCCGTTCGCCCGCCCCGAGTGGCAGGACGCCCTCCAGGCCGACTCCTTCACCGGGTCCGCCCAGGACGCCGGCCGCCCCTCCGCCCCGGCGGAACTGGCCGCGGCCGTCACGGAGCTCGTCGCTTCGCCGAACATGTGCGACAAGTCTTGGATCACCAACCAGTACGACCGGTACGTCGGCGGCAACACCGCCTTGGCGTTCCCGGACGACGCCGGCGTGGTCCGCGTGGACGAGGAATCCGGCCTGGGCGTTGCCCTGGCCACCGACGCCAACGGCCGCTACACCTACCTTGACCCGTACCACGGCGCCCAGCTGGCACTGGCCGAGGCCTACCGCAACGTAGCCACCTCCGGCGCCGTGCCGATGGCCGTCAGCGACTGCCTGAACTTCGGTTCCCCCGAGGACCCGGACGTCATGTGGCAGCTGGCCGAAGCCATCCGCGGCCTCTCCGACGCCTGCATGGTGCTGGGCATCCCCGTCACCGGCGGCAACGTCTCGCTGTACAACCAGACTGGCACCACGCCGATCCACCCCTCCCCGGTGGTGGCAGTGCTGGGCAAGCTCGACGACGTTGCCCGCCGCACGCCGTCGGGCTGGCGGGAAGACGGCGCAGCCATCTACCTGCTGGGCACCACGGCGGCAGAGCTGGACGGCTCCGAATGGTCTAACCTGCGCGGCCACCTCGGCGGTCTGCCGCCCAAGGTTGACCTCGAGGCCGAGCGGGCGCTGGGCGAGATCCTGATCAACGCGTCCCGCGACGGCATGGTGGACTCGGCCCACGACCTCTCCGAGGGCGGCCTTGCCGCGGCCCTGGTGGAAGCGTCGCTGCGCTACGGTGTGGGCGCCCGGATCGCGCTGCAGGATGTCCTGGACCGCGACGGCGTGGACCTCTTCACCGCGCTGTTCTCCGAGACCCAGGGCCGCGCCGTCGTGAGCGTTCCGCGCTCCGAGGAAGTCCGCTTCAAGGACATGTGCACCGCCCGCGGCTTCGAGCACCTGCGCATCGGCGTGGTGGACGCAGCCAGCGGACAGTTGGAGATCAACGGCGTGGACACCCTCTCGCTGGACTCGCTCCGCGAAGCCCACGAGGCCACCCTGCCGAAGTACTTCGGCTAG
- a CDS encoding putative quinol monooxygenase, which produces MIFIVVKFKVKPDWSDKWLGLVADFTEATRQEPGNLWFDWSRSVDDPNEFVLVEAFKDDAAGDHVNSAHFKKAMADMPQALAETPRIISRQFDGDGWDAMGELTI; this is translated from the coding sequence GTGATATTCATCGTCGTCAAGTTCAAGGTCAAGCCAGACTGGTCCGACAAATGGCTCGGCCTCGTGGCTGACTTCACCGAGGCCACCCGCCAGGAGCCCGGCAACCTGTGGTTCGACTGGTCCCGCAGTGTGGACGACCCCAACGAGTTCGTCCTGGTCGAAGCGTTCAAGGACGATGCCGCCGGGGACCATGTCAACAGCGCCCATTTCAAGAAGGCCATGGCGGACATGCCGCAGGCCCTCGCGGAGACCCCGCGCATCATCAGCCGTCAGTTCGACGGCGACGGCTGGGACGCGATGGGCGAACTCACGATCTGA
- a CDS encoding DUF1990 family protein encodes MAEKRLARGALNYAEIGATERGGHPAGYRRVASRNYLGEGTDVYHRVARGILAWELQRRSGLRVRTESDVVVPGARVVNGFGVGPFRLNAPCEVVWVHRPVPGGGPQSAGFGYGSLPGHPVRGEESFEAEIDAQGRVYLSITAFSRPSNWFYAAGGALARRAQRLMTSRYIEGARQLAAGES; translated from the coding sequence ATGGCTGAAAAGCGGCTGGCACGGGGTGCCCTCAATTACGCCGAGATCGGCGCCACCGAGCGCGGCGGGCACCCGGCAGGCTACCGCCGGGTGGCGTCCCGCAACTATCTCGGCGAGGGGACGGACGTCTACCACCGGGTGGCCCGGGGGATACTGGCCTGGGAACTGCAGCGGCGGTCCGGGCTGCGCGTCCGGACCGAGTCCGACGTCGTCGTTCCCGGCGCGCGCGTGGTGAACGGATTCGGCGTCGGGCCCTTCCGCCTCAATGCCCCCTGCGAGGTGGTGTGGGTGCACCGTCCCGTGCCGGGCGGCGGACCGCAGTCGGCCGGTTTCGGCTATGGCTCCCTGCCTGGCCACCCGGTGCGCGGCGAGGAGTCGTTTGAGGCCGAGATTGACGCCCAAGGCAGGGTGTACCTCAGCATCACTGCGTTCAGCCGGCCGTCCAACTGGTTCTACGCTGCCGGCGGCGCGCTGGCCCGCCGTGCGCAGCGCCTCATGACTTCCCGCTACATTGAAGGTGCACGGCAACTCGCCGCAGGTGAAAGCTGA
- a CDS encoding CoA-binding protein, producing MAHENDPAVVDRLMRTKGTWAIVGLTRNEWRSAYDVSLFVRDRMSMEIIPVNLPGDDVHGEKGYSSLSEIPAEKHPIDVVDCFVNSQKVGPVIDEAIAVGAKAVWLQLGVFDDAAVERAKAAGLDVVVNSCPAREGWRVGI from the coding sequence ATGGCTCACGAAAACGATCCGGCGGTTGTCGACCGACTCATGCGAACGAAGGGTACCTGGGCCATCGTTGGCCTGACCCGGAATGAGTGGCGCTCGGCGTACGACGTCTCGCTGTTTGTCCGTGACCGCATGAGCATGGAGATTATCCCGGTTAACCTGCCGGGCGACGACGTGCACGGGGAGAAGGGCTACAGTTCCCTCTCCGAGATTCCGGCGGAAAAGCACCCGATCGACGTCGTGGACTGTTTCGTCAATTCACAGAAGGTGGGCCCCGTCATCGACGAGGCCATCGCCGTCGGCGCCAAGGCAGTGTGGCTGCAGCTCGGCGTGTTCGACGACGCCGCCGTGGAGCGCGCGAAGGCCGCCGGGCTGGACGTCGTCGTGAATTCATGCCCTGCCCGCGAAGGGTGGCGCGTGGGCATCTAG
- the purS gene encoding phosphoribosylformylglycinamidine synthase subunit PurS has protein sequence MPRIVVDVMPKPEILDPQGKAIVGALPRLGFTSFSSVRQGKRFELTVDGEVTEDILAQARDAAETLLSNPVIEDVVNVEVVEA, from the coding sequence ATGCCCCGGATCGTTGTCGACGTCATGCCCAAGCCCGAGATTCTGGACCCCCAGGGGAAGGCCATCGTGGGAGCACTCCCCCGCCTGGGTTTCACCAGCTTTAGCTCTGTACGCCAGGGCAAGCGTTTCGAACTGACCGTTGACGGCGAGGTGACCGAGGACATCCTGGCCCAGGCCCGCGATGCCGCCGAAACCCTGCTGTCCAACCCGGTGATCGAGGACGTCGTGAACGTCGAGGTCGTCGAGGCCTGA
- the purQ gene encoding phosphoribosylformylglycinamidine synthase subunit PurQ: MTELPLIGEAIAVAAEPRLAGAKIGVVTFPGTLDDRDASRAVRLAGGTPVELWHGDSELGDVDAVILPGGFSYGDYLRAGAIARFAPLMSKIIDAANSDAKLPVLGICNGFQLLTESHLLPGSMIKNDHLKFICRDQVLRVENNSTYWTGDYATGQEITVPLKNQDGQYIADEKTLDALEAEGRVVFRYVGFNPNGSRRDIAGISNAAGNVVGLMPHPEHAVEVGFGPESLDGIGGSDTEGLGLFTSVLNKIVGAN, encoded by the coding sequence ATGACTGAACTTCCCCTGATCGGCGAGGCAATCGCCGTCGCCGCCGAGCCGCGCTTGGCAGGCGCGAAAATCGGCGTCGTCACTTTCCCCGGAACCCTGGATGACCGGGACGCTTCCCGTGCGGTCCGGCTCGCGGGCGGCACGCCTGTGGAGCTCTGGCACGGAGACTCCGAACTGGGCGACGTTGACGCCGTCATCCTGCCGGGCGGATTCTCCTACGGCGACTACCTGCGCGCCGGCGCCATCGCGCGCTTCGCCCCGCTGATGTCCAAGATCATCGACGCCGCCAACTCCGACGCCAAACTGCCGGTGCTCGGCATCTGCAACGGCTTCCAGCTGCTGACCGAGTCGCACCTGCTGCCCGGCTCCATGATCAAGAACGACCACCTGAAGTTCATCTGCCGCGACCAGGTGCTGCGGGTTGAAAACAACAGCACCTACTGGACCGGGGACTACGCCACGGGCCAGGAAATCACGGTGCCGCTGAAGAACCAGGACGGCCAGTACATCGCGGACGAAAAGACCCTCGACGCCCTCGAGGCGGAGGGCCGCGTGGTGTTCCGCTACGTGGGCTTCAACCCGAACGGCTCGCGCCGTGACATTGCCGGCATCTCCAACGCCGCCGGCAACGTGGTGGGGCTCATGCCGCACCCGGAGCACGCCGTGGAGGTGGGCTTCGGCCCCGAGTCGCTGGACGGTATCGGCGGGTCCGACACCGAAGGCCTCGGTCTCTTCACCTCGGTACTGAACAAGATTGTGGGAGCGAACTAA
- a CDS encoding serine protease inhibitor, translating into MSGTPPFPGAGPDVALPPDADLELTVALTHAPGGPEHIFVLVSRSGLLVESTLPDPAAAIAAVARFGERIFFPEPGPPRLCTQQYGGPQVAVVTGIFNGRTVNSRFSMTDGCEIARWRALSPLLGGVAGSTGAI; encoded by the coding sequence ATGAGTGGCACACCTCCGTTCCCGGGCGCAGGCCCGGACGTGGCCCTGCCTCCGGACGCAGACCTTGAACTGACCGTCGCCCTCACCCACGCCCCGGGCGGCCCCGAACACATCTTTGTCCTGGTCAGCCGTTCCGGCCTACTGGTGGAATCAACCCTGCCGGATCCAGCGGCGGCGATTGCCGCCGTCGCACGCTTCGGCGAACGGATCTTTTTCCCCGAACCGGGCCCGCCCAGGCTGTGCACCCAGCAGTACGGCGGCCCCCAGGTGGCCGTGGTCACCGGCATTTTCAACGGCCGCACGGTGAACTCGCGGTTCTCCATGACGGACGGTTGTGAAATTGCCCGCTGGCGGGCGCTGTCCCCGCTGCTGGGCGGGGTGGCAGGGTCCACGGGCGCCATCTGA
- a CDS encoding S8 family serine peptidase has protein sequence MKSAGKSLFRSRGAGKAVALAVGLPLLLSSVGALPATAAPSQVAATAAQQKNVDPNDYSAGRYIVVLTEKPAATYEGGTPGLQATKPRSGHKLDADRAEVRKYQAHLEAKQAALAQKENVQIRRKYTAALNGFTARLTADQAVNLAKNPEVLAVAPDTQQAPDYSTTDFLKLSGAYGTWNRQFGGKAGAGKGVVVGVIDSGYTPGSQFFAGTEVAQLKGNPQVGVPYRTAGGNIAMLKADGSTFEGECQTGEEFNGTACNSKVLSARYFSDAFEDSVPKQDRAPEELISPVDVGSHGTHTASTAAGNADVETFVDGRSFGLTGGIAPAAKLATYKICWEDNDPNTGGCYTSAAVDAINQAVLDGVDVLNYSISGTTSTTTDPVSMAFLSAASAGIFVATSAGNSGPEASTVNHGEPWVTTVAASSFSQELQGTVEFSDGSKFRGASIMNREVSGAGVVLAASAASGQAADPALCAPGSLDPAKIAGKVVVCDRGVYDRVAKSAEVARGGGVGMILVNLAASSLDADKHSVPTVHVNPPATETIKAKVTANPAITVSLVNKDTTGLPAEAQPQIAGFSSRGPLLATDSDLLKPDVAAPGVAVLAGVSPIGAAGDDFGFMSGTSMASPHVAGFGALILGKNPTWSPAAVKSAMMTTASDVKLADGSKNTDVLATGAGQVDPARVLDPGLVYDATTDDYLRFIQGTGMDLGMPGLGSTRSRDMNVPSFSLGNLAGRIEVTRTVTALTPGVYSAKASVPGVKVTVTPSVLSFSAAGEKRTFKVAFENQSAKLGEFAAGSLTWQGANKTVTSPIAVRPQSVVAPKNIAFTSQGANGSGNIGIVSGSNSRTNVTLDGLSKADSSAIELVPGPFRYEADASNFVKTVEVPAGVPLAKLSVISADENADFDMVVVTPDGQAIVVATASASESVSIPNPAAGTYQMFVNLYDSPNQQATKASVDAAVLGANEGNATVTPDPVRLANGLSGKLALTWKNLAPGSYIGRITFDGASAPTFVSVVVAEGGAVAVAPASEDPKKKKERGKVQNQDLTRSPDNSI, from the coding sequence GTGAAATCAGCAGGAAAAAGCTTATTCCGAAGCCGGGGGGCCGGGAAAGCAGTGGCACTGGCTGTCGGCTTGCCTTTGCTTCTTTCGTCGGTCGGCGCGCTGCCGGCAACCGCGGCGCCGTCGCAGGTTGCGGCGACGGCCGCACAGCAAAAGAACGTTGACCCCAACGACTACTCGGCCGGCCGCTACATTGTGGTCCTGACCGAGAAGCCCGCCGCCACCTACGAGGGCGGCACTCCGGGCCTGCAGGCCACAAAGCCGCGGTCCGGCCATAAACTCGACGCCGACCGGGCAGAGGTACGCAAGTACCAGGCCCACTTGGAGGCGAAACAGGCCGCGCTGGCTCAGAAGGAAAACGTGCAGATCCGCCGCAAATACACGGCGGCACTCAATGGTTTCACCGCCAGGCTTACCGCCGACCAGGCCGTGAACCTTGCCAAGAACCCTGAGGTCCTCGCGGTGGCACCCGATACCCAGCAGGCCCCGGACTACTCCACCACGGACTTCCTCAAACTCAGCGGAGCCTATGGCACGTGGAACAGGCAGTTCGGCGGAAAGGCCGGCGCCGGCAAGGGTGTTGTGGTGGGCGTCATCGACTCCGGCTACACGCCGGGCAGCCAGTTCTTCGCCGGCACTGAGGTTGCACAGCTCAAGGGCAACCCGCAGGTAGGCGTTCCCTACCGCACTGCCGGCGGCAACATCGCGATGCTGAAAGCAGACGGCAGCACCTTCGAGGGCGAGTGCCAAACGGGCGAAGAGTTCAACGGTACGGCCTGCAACTCCAAGGTCCTCAGTGCCAGGTACTTCTCCGACGCCTTCGAGGATTCCGTGCCCAAGCAGGACCGGGCGCCGGAGGAATTGATTTCGCCGGTGGACGTGGGAAGCCACGGAACCCACACGGCAAGCACCGCGGCCGGCAATGCCGACGTGGAAACCTTCGTCGACGGCCGCAGCTTCGGCCTGACCGGCGGCATCGCACCGGCCGCCAAGCTTGCCACCTACAAGATCTGCTGGGAGGACAACGATCCCAACACGGGCGGCTGCTACACCTCGGCCGCTGTCGACGCCATCAACCAGGCCGTACTCGACGGCGTGGATGTCCTCAACTACTCGATCTCGGGCACCACGTCCACCACGACGGACCCGGTGTCCATGGCGTTCCTGTCCGCAGCCTCCGCTGGCATCTTCGTGGCCACCTCCGCGGGCAACTCCGGCCCCGAAGCCAGCACCGTGAACCACGGCGAGCCGTGGGTCACCACCGTTGCGGCCAGCAGCTTCTCCCAGGAGCTGCAGGGCACCGTGGAGTTCTCCGACGGCAGCAAGTTCCGCGGCGCCAGCATCATGAACCGTGAAGTTTCCGGCGCGGGCGTTGTGCTCGCCGCCAGTGCAGCATCCGGACAGGCCGCCGACCCTGCACTGTGTGCCCCAGGCTCCCTCGACCCGGCCAAGATCGCCGGCAAGGTGGTGGTCTGTGACCGGGGCGTCTACGACCGGGTGGCCAAGAGCGCCGAAGTTGCGCGGGGTGGCGGGGTGGGCATGATCCTCGTGAACCTGGCCGCGTCATCGCTCGACGCCGACAAGCACTCCGTCCCTACCGTGCACGTGAATCCGCCTGCCACGGAAACCATCAAGGCCAAGGTGACGGCGAACCCGGCCATCACGGTCTCGCTGGTCAACAAGGACACCACGGGACTGCCCGCAGAGGCGCAGCCGCAGATCGCCGGTTTCTCCTCCCGCGGACCGCTCCTCGCTACCGACTCTGACCTGCTGAAGCCCGACGTGGCCGCACCCGGCGTCGCCGTCCTGGCCGGTGTTTCTCCGATCGGTGCCGCCGGCGACGACTTCGGCTTCATGTCTGGCACGTCCATGGCGTCGCCCCACGTGGCCGGCTTCGGTGCCCTCATCCTGGGCAAGAATCCCACCTGGTCCCCGGCCGCCGTGAAGTCGGCCATGATGACCACCGCCAGCGACGTCAAGCTCGCAGACGGCAGCAAGAACACGGACGTCCTCGCCACCGGCGCGGGACAGGTCGACCCCGCCCGCGTCCTGGATCCGGGCCTCGTGTACGACGCCACCACCGACGATTACCTGCGGTTCATCCAGGGAACCGGCATGGACCTTGGCATGCCCGGGCTTGGCAGCACGCGGTCCCGCGACATGAACGTCCCGTCCTTCTCGCTCGGAAACCTGGCCGGCAGGATCGAGGTCACCCGGACGGTGACCGCCCTGACACCGGGTGTGTACAGCGCGAAGGCCAGCGTGCCCGGAGTGAAGGTCACGGTGACGCCGTCGGTCCTGTCCTTCAGCGCGGCGGGCGAGAAGCGCACGTTCAAGGTGGCCTTTGAAAACCAGAGCGCCAAGCTGGGCGAGTTCGCCGCGGGTTCCCTCACGTGGCAGGGTGCCAACAAGACCGTGACCTCACCCATTGCGGTGCGGCCGCAGTCGGTGGTTGCGCCCAAGAACATTGCGTTCACCTCCCAAGGGGCCAACGGTTCCGGGAACATCGGCATCGTCTCGGGGTCGAACTCGCGCACGAACGTGACACTCGACGGCCTGTCGAAGGCGGACTCCTCGGCCATCGAGCTCGTACCCGGTCCCTTCCGGTACGAGGCCGACGCCTCGAACTTCGTCAAGACGGTGGAAGTTCCGGCCGGCGTGCCCCTGGCCAAGCTGTCCGTGATTTCCGCGGATGAGAACGCCGACTTCGACATGGTGGTGGTCACGCCGGACGGGCAGGCAATTGTGGTCGCCACGGCCTCGGCGAGCGAGTCTGTTTCGATTCCGAACCCTGCTGCCGGTACCTACCAGATGTTCGTGAATCTCTACGACAGTCCCAACCAGCAGGCCACCAAGGCCTCGGTGGATGCTGCGGTCCTCGGGGCGAATGAGGGCAACGCCACCGTGACTCCTGATCCGGTCCGCCTTGCGAACGGGCTCAGCGGGAAGCTCGCCCTCACCTGGAAAAACCTGGCGCCCGGCTCCTACATCGGGCGGATCACCTTCGACGGGGCCAGCGCCCCGACGTTCGTGAGCGTCGTGGTGGCGGAGGGCGGCGCCGTCGCGGTTGCACCGGCTTCGGAAGATCCGAAGAAAAAGAAGGAACGGGGTAAGGTCCAGAACCAGGACCTGACGCGGTCACCGGATAACTCCATCTAG
- a CDS encoding isopenicillin N synthase family dioxygenase: protein MAAARETIPVLDLGSSRRGDGTFNPEFIEELRNATHRVGFFQVIGYGGAPGQAKELLATIRGFFDLPLEERMKLDNRLSRHFRGYTRMGTEVTQGRADAREQIDYSPDREPVEDYPPEQPYWLLQGHNLWPESMPELKQAAMAWAELMSKVGAELMRAIAVSLKQPENYFDEPFGDTPAWMGKLVHYVGGVVEAAGDQGVGSHADYGFVTLLLQDDVGGLEVLPPGASTWAPVKPIPEALVVNLGEMLEVATEGYLAATIHRVKAPPPGVDRYSVPFFWSPRLDAVIDPVPLPAELKAQARGISDDPANPMLASFGLNMLKGRMRAHPDVTERHYPGLMRS, encoded by the coding sequence ATGGCAGCTGCCCGGGAGACCATACCTGTACTGGATCTCGGCTCCTCCCGCCGGGGCGACGGTACATTCAATCCGGAGTTCATCGAGGAGCTCCGCAATGCCACGCACCGCGTCGGTTTCTTCCAGGTCATCGGCTACGGCGGTGCACCCGGCCAAGCCAAGGAGCTGCTGGCGACGATCAGGGGCTTTTTCGACCTGCCCCTCGAGGAACGCATGAAGCTGGACAACCGGCTGTCCCGGCATTTCCGTGGCTACACCAGGATGGGCACGGAGGTCACGCAGGGAAGGGCGGATGCACGCGAGCAGATCGACTACTCACCAGACCGGGAGCCCGTGGAGGACTATCCGCCCGAGCAGCCGTACTGGCTCCTGCAGGGCCACAACCTGTGGCCAGAGTCCATGCCGGAACTGAAGCAGGCGGCGATGGCCTGGGCCGAGCTCATGTCCAAGGTGGGGGCGGAGCTCATGCGGGCCATCGCCGTGTCCCTCAAGCAGCCGGAGAACTATTTCGACGAGCCGTTCGGGGATACCCCCGCCTGGATGGGCAAGCTGGTCCACTACGTCGGCGGCGTAGTGGAAGCGGCCGGAGACCAGGGCGTGGGCTCCCATGCGGACTACGGATTTGTGACCCTCCTACTCCAGGATGACGTGGGCGGCCTCGAAGTACTGCCTCCGGGCGCCAGCACATGGGCACCGGTGAAACCAATCCCCGAAGCGCTGGTGGTGAACCTGGGCGAAATGCTCGAAGTGGCCACCGAGGGGTATTTGGCCGCCACCATTCACCGGGTCAAAGCTCCGCCGCCCGGTGTGGACCGTTACTCGGTCCCGTTTTTCTGGTCGCCCCGCCTTGACGCGGTGATCGATCCGGTGCCCCTCCCGGCGGAACTCAAGGCCCAGGCGCGCGGCATCTCAGACGACCCCGCCAACCCGATGCTCGCCTCGTTCGGCCTGAACATGCTCAAGGGCCGGATGCGTGCCCACCCGGATGTGACCGAGCGTCACTACCCCGGGCTGATGAGGTCCTGA
- a CDS encoding MmcQ/YjbR family DNA-binding protein, whose product MDQAALRKICLSFPGAFEDFPFGPETSVFKVRSAVSGGARQEAKMFAASTMDPDDWSVSLKCEPALAEQLRAVHPEITGAWHMNKTHWNGVRLDGGLPDDMVRDMVEDSYDLVVASLSRKQREQLGWAGQVRDG is encoded by the coding sequence ATGGATCAAGCCGCGCTGAGAAAGATCTGCCTGTCGTTTCCGGGCGCCTTCGAGGACTTCCCGTTCGGGCCCGAAACGTCGGTATTCAAGGTCAGGTCGGCCGTGTCCGGCGGGGCGCGCCAGGAGGCCAAGATGTTCGCCGCGTCCACCATGGATCCTGATGACTGGTCGGTCAGCCTCAAGTGCGAGCCTGCCCTGGCAGAACAGCTCCGGGCCGTTCATCCCGAGATCACCGGGGCGTGGCACATGAACAAGACGCACTGGAATGGCGTCCGGCTGGACGGTGGACTGCCGGACGACATGGTCCGGGACATGGTGGAGGACTCCTACGATCTTGTGGTCGCGTCCTTGAGCCGGAAGCAGCGGGAACAGTTGGGCTGGGCCGGCCAGGTGCGCGATGGCTGA